The Fragaria vesca subsp. vesca linkage group LG2, FraVesHawaii_1.0, whole genome shotgun sequence genome includes a window with the following:
- the LOC101298756 gene encoding transcription factor bHLH113-like isoform 2 gives MAEKEGFEVDQLGVTEGTSFSQLLYEVEHDVVGLRVNDHQPQIFNYTNTNSCSSLYSATDLKSPKMLCFGDFQNKDSNILQIGFPEISISRPPQKTGLTCSDSSSVSSTSTKAASSSSKSNHQKKRNGVAQEKVQCAKENTEADQRSSKKPKTDKPAAGKKREKLGERILALQQLVSPFGKTDTASVLHEALGYIRFLHDQVQVLCSPYLQRLPSLPEGGDGAGKGGDLRSRGLCLVPMDYTAHVANNNGADYWSSATMASNNHNVSSSPTGY, from the exons ATGGCTGAAAAGGAGGGCTTTGAAGTGGACCAGCTTGGGGTCACAGAAGGGACGAGCTTCTCTCAGCTACTCTACGAAGTCGAGCATGATGTGGTGGGTCTCCGAGTGAACGATCATCAACCCCAAATCTTCAACTACACCAACACCAACAGCTGTTCTTCTCTTTATTCCGCCACCGACCTTAAATCCCCCAAAATGCTCTGTTTCGGGGACTTTCAGAACAAGGACAGTAACATCCTCCAAATTGGGTTCCCGGAGATTTCGATTTCCCGGCCGCCTCAGAAAACAGGACTCACTTGCAGCGACTCCTCCTCTGTTTCTTCCACCAGCACCAAGGCCGCCTCGTCTTCCTCCAAGTCTAACCAT CAGAAGAAGCGAAACGGGGTGGCGCAAGAAAAGGTCCAATGTGCAAAGGAGAACACTGAGGCCGATCAGAGAAGCTCTAAGAAGCCGAAAACGGACAAGCCCGCTGCCGGAAAG AAAAGAGAGAAGCTCGGAGAAAGAATCTTAGCTCTGCAACAACTCGTGTCACCCTTCGGAAAG ACGGACACAGCCTCAGTGCTTCATGAAGCGTTGGGATACATAAGGTTCCTGCACGACCAGGTTCAGGTTCTGTGCTCGCCATACCTGCAACGCTTGCCTTCATTACCT GAGGGAGGAGATGGGGCAGGGAAGGGTGGTGACCTGAGAAGCCGGGGACTGTGTTTGGTGCCTATGGATTACACCGCACATGTTGCGAACAACAACGGTGCTGATTACTGGTCGTCGGCGACAATGGCGAGTAACAACCACAATGTGTCATCCTCGCCGACGGGATATTGA
- the LOC101298756 gene encoding transcription factor bHLH113-like isoform 1: MAEKEGFEVDQLGVTEGTSFSQLLYEVEHDVVGLRVNDHQPQIFNYTNTNSCSSLYSATDLKSPKMLCFGDFQNKDSNILQIGFPEISISRPPQKTGLTCSDSSSVSSTSTKAASSSSKSNHKKRNGVAQEKVQCAKENTEADQRSSKKPKTDKPAAGKKREKLGERILALQQLVSPFGKTDTASVLHEALGYIRFLHDQVQVLCSPYLQRLPSLPVSKPNPAKIQHTFLCQINFVSSSFFPLIDNSCCDLTFLHVIIMTSHWTPSPDGSHPDATALMRLVLSQQSPVKLCQ, encoded by the exons ATGGCTGAAAAGGAGGGCTTTGAAGTGGACCAGCTTGGGGTCACAGAAGGGACGAGCTTCTCTCAGCTACTCTACGAAGTCGAGCATGATGTGGTGGGTCTCCGAGTGAACGATCATCAACCCCAAATCTTCAACTACACCAACACCAACAGCTGTTCTTCTCTTTATTCCGCCACCGACCTTAAATCCCCCAAAATGCTCTGTTTCGGGGACTTTCAGAACAAGGACAGTAACATCCTCCAAATTGGGTTCCCGGAGATTTCGATTTCCCGGCCGCCTCAGAAAACAGGACTCACTTGCAGCGACTCCTCCTCTGTTTCTTCCACCAGCACCAAGGCCGCCTCGTCTTCCTCCAAGTCTAACCAT AAGAAGCGAAACGGGGTGGCGCAAGAAAAGGTCCAATGTGCAAAGGAGAACACTGAGGCCGATCAGAGAAGCTCTAAGAAGCCGAAAACGGACAAGCCCGCTGCCGGAAAG AAAAGAGAGAAGCTCGGAGAAAGAATCTTAGCTCTGCAACAACTCGTGTCACCCTTCGGAAAG ACGGACACAGCCTCAGTGCTTCATGAAGCGTTGGGATACATAAGGTTCCTGCACGACCAGGTTCAGGTTCTGTGCTCGCCATACCTGCAACGCTTGCCTTCATTACCTGTAAGTAAACCAAACCCAGCCAAAATCCAACACACCTTTCTCTGTCAGATTAATTTTGTTTCCTCTTCCTTCTTCCCCCTCATTGATAATTCTTGTTGTGACCTTACCTTCCTCCACGTCATCATCATGACAAGCCATTGGACTCCGTCTCCGGACGGGTCCCACCCTGACGCGACCGCACTTATGCGACTCGTCCTTAGTCAACAGTCTCCAGTCAAATTATGCCAGTGA